A portion of the Krasilnikovia cinnamomea genome contains these proteins:
- a CDS encoding YebC/PmpR family DNA-binding transcriptional regulator: protein MSGHSKWATTKHKKAVIDAKRGKMFAKLIKNIEVAARTGGGDPAGNPTLYDAIQKAKKSSVPNDNIDRAVKRGSGLEAGGADWQTIMYEGYGPNGVAILIECLTDNRNRAATEVRTALTRNGGTFADAGSVSYLFNRKGVVIVPKTGLSEDDVMLAVLDAGAEEINDLGDSFEVISEAGDLVGVRTALQGAGIEYDSAESSLVPTMTVEVDEEAARKVFKLIDVLEDCDDVQNIFANFDVSDDVMAKIDA, encoded by the coding sequence ATGTCCGGCCACTCCAAGTGGGCGACGACCAAGCACAAGAAGGCCGTCATCGACGCCAAGCGCGGCAAGATGTTCGCCAAGCTGATCAAGAACATCGAGGTCGCGGCGCGCACCGGGGGCGGCGACCCGGCCGGTAACCCCACCCTCTACGACGCCATCCAGAAGGCGAAGAAGAGCTCCGTACCCAACGACAACATCGACCGCGCCGTCAAGCGCGGCTCCGGCCTGGAGGCCGGCGGCGCCGACTGGCAGACGATCATGTACGAGGGGTACGGCCCGAACGGCGTCGCCATCCTCATCGAGTGCCTCACGGACAACCGCAACCGCGCCGCCACCGAGGTGCGGACCGCGCTCACCCGCAACGGCGGCACGTTCGCCGACGCGGGCAGCGTGTCGTACCTGTTCAACCGCAAGGGCGTGGTCATCGTCCCGAAGACCGGCCTGAGCGAGGACGACGTCATGCTGGCGGTCCTCGACGCCGGGGCCGAGGAGATCAACGACCTGGGTGACTCGTTCGAGGTGATCAGCGAGGCCGGCGACCTGGTCGGCGTCCGCACGGCCCTGCAGGGCGCCGGCATCGAGTACGACTCGGCCGAGTCGTCGCTGGTGCCCACGATGACCGTGGAGGTCGACGAGGAGGCGGCCCGCAAGGTGTTCAAGCTCATCGACGTCCTGGAGGACTGCGACGACGTGCAGAACATCTTCGCCAACTTCGACGTCTCGGACGACGTCATGGCCAAGATCGACGCCTGA
- a CDS encoding Txe/YoeB family addiction module toxin, whose protein sequence is MKIIWHPSAWDEYVAWQAEDRRVLRRVNELIRDIRRGNDGGIGKPELLKGDLSGWSSRRINQEHRLVYRTTASGDLEILMCRYHYG, encoded by the coding sequence GTGAAGATCATTTGGCATCCCTCCGCGTGGGACGAGTATGTCGCCTGGCAGGCGGAGGACCGGCGCGTGCTGCGCCGCGTCAACGAACTCATCCGAGACATCCGACGGGGTAACGACGGGGGCATCGGCAAACCCGAACTGCTCAAGGGCGACCTGAGCGGTTGGTCGTCGCGCCGTATCAACCAGGAGCACCGTCTCGTGTACCGGACCACGGCGAGCGGCGACCTGGAGATCCTCATGTGCCGCTACCACTACGGCTGA
- the pdxT gene encoding pyridoxal 5'-phosphate synthase glutaminase subunit PdxT yields MTIGVLALQGDVREHLNALTDSGAQARPVRRTEELDAVDALVIPGGESTTMSNLAVSFGLLDPIRKRIADGMPVYGSCAGMIMLATTVLDGRADQESFAGIEMTVRRNAFGRQVDSFEAPVAIDGIAGGDFHAVFIRAPWVEEIGPAARALGRVTAGPAAGRIVAVQQGNLLATAFHPELTGDLRVHRHFVQMVSSAADDR; encoded by the coding sequence GTGACCATCGGGGTGCTGGCCCTGCAGGGCGACGTGCGCGAGCACCTGAACGCGCTGACCGACAGCGGCGCGCAGGCGCGGCCGGTGCGCCGCACGGAGGAACTGGACGCGGTCGACGCGCTGGTCATCCCCGGCGGGGAGTCCACCACGATGAGCAACCTGGCCGTCTCGTTCGGCCTGCTCGACCCGATCCGCAAGCGGATCGCCGACGGCATGCCGGTGTACGGCTCCTGCGCCGGCATGATCATGCTGGCCACGACCGTGCTGGACGGCCGAGCCGACCAGGAGTCCTTCGCCGGCATCGAGATGACCGTGCGGCGCAACGCGTTCGGCCGCCAGGTCGACTCGTTCGAGGCTCCGGTCGCGATCGACGGCATCGCGGGCGGCGACTTCCACGCCGTCTTCATCCGCGCCCCGTGGGTCGAGGAGATCGGCCCGGCGGCGCGGGCGCTGGGCCGCGTCACGGCGGGACCGGCCGCCGGTAGGATTGTCGCGGTTCAGCAGGGAAACCTGCTCGCCACGGCCTTCCATCCCGAGCTGACCGGCGACCTGCGCGTCCACCGGCACTTCGTGCAGATGGTGTCCAGCGCCGCAGACGACCGGTGA
- a CDS encoding type II toxin-antitoxin system Phd/YefM family antitoxin — translation MRVISASDLRSNLAAALDAIESDAENLVVTRSGHEDVVIMLKRDYDAWRETDYLSRGANGLELRRRIAEMDAGGGVVHDLIDGDTGPSLA, via the coding sequence ATGCGAGTGATCTCCGCGTCTGATCTGCGGTCGAACCTCGCGGCCGCGCTCGACGCCATCGAGAGCGACGCCGAGAACTTGGTCGTGACCCGCAGTGGTCACGAAGACGTCGTGATCATGCTCAAGCGCGACTACGACGCCTGGCGGGAGACCGACTACCTGTCTCGTGGTGCCAACGGTCTTGAACTGCGCCGCCGTATTGCGGAGATGGACGCCGGTGGCGGTGTGGTGCACGACCTGATCGACGGCGACACCGGTCCGAGCCTTGCGTGA